The Coregonus clupeaformis isolate EN_2021a chromosome 18, ASM2061545v1, whole genome shotgun sequence genome has a segment encoding these proteins:
- the lgals2b gene encoding lectin, galactoside-binding, soluble, 2b, translating to MAFRVENMSFKQGQEMTFTGKTKSGATKFSINIGHDSDNFALHFNPRFDNGQIVCNSLSGGSWGDEQKDGHFPFQDGEQFKLVLNFTNEQFYIKLPDGHMMDFPNRLGDCKYNHIMVDGDVKVISLKVK from the exons ATG GCGTTCCGTGTGGAGAACATGTCCTTCAAGCAGGGCCAGGAGATGACGTTCACAGGGAAGACCAAGTCTGGAGCCACTAA GTTCTCCATCAACATCGGCCACGACAGTGACAACTTTGCCCTCCACTTCAACCCTCGTTTTGACAACGGACAGATCGTGTGTAACTCTCTGTCTGGAGGAAGCTGGGGAGACGAACAGAAGGATGGCCACTTCCCCTTCCAGGATGGAGAGCAGTTCAAG CTGGTCCTCAACTTCACCAACGAGCAGTTCTACATCAAGCTGCCAGACGGTCACATGATGGACTTCCCCAATCGCCTTGGCGACTGCAAGTACAACCACATCATGGTTGACGGAGATGTCAAGGTCATCAGCCTCAAGGTCAAATAG
- the uts2r4 gene encoding urotensin-2 receptor: MNSNLSRRMNQSQMGHVSAGSGSSSGGGSSGGGGGGLWVTSLLGATLLIMLALGVAGNIYTLFIMRSAALRRSGSMYIYILNLALADLLYLSTIPFVICTYFAHDWLFGEAGCRILLSLDLLTMHASVFVLVAMSLERYRAVAKPFVARLSSTRGRKVVAAVIWFVAFVLTLPMMIMIRLREGKPNAAGNVKRICYPTWTQEAFKAYLTVLFLTSVLVPGLVIVGLYAGLARQYWTAQASLGGSSRSARRRGLKQKVVKMIFSIVVAYWVCFLPFWGWQLAQLFSPQSLRALSPATHSYMNFFVTCLTYGNSCINPLLYTLLTRNYKDYLAQKGQSTGSSRGDLGSAAGTPLQEL; encoded by the coding sequence ATGAACTCAAACCTATCCCGAAGGATGAACCAGAGCCAGATGGGGCATGTTTCCGCGGGCTCCGGCAGTAGCTCTGGAGGGGGTAGCTCcggaggtggtggtgggggtttGTGGGTGACCTCTCTCCTCGGCGCTACCCTCCTAATCATGCTCGCCTTGGGGGTGGCAGGTAACATCTACACCCTCTTCATCATGCGTTCCGCGGCACTCCGCCGGTCCGGCTCTATGTACATCTACATACTCAACCTTGCCCTCGCcgacctcctctacctctctacgaTCCCATTCGTCATCTGCACCTACTTTGCTCACGATTGGTTGTTCGGCGAGGCCGGTTGCCGGATCCTCCTGAGTCTTGATCTCCTCACCATGCACGCCAGCGTCTTCGTCCTGGTCGCCATGTCGTTGGAGCGCTACCGGGCCGTGGCGAAGCCGTTTGTCGCCCGATTATCCAGCACGCGGGGACGGAAGGTAGTGGCCGCCGTCATCTGGTTCGTGGCGTTTGTCCTGACACTACCAATGATGATTATGATACGGCTGAGGGAAGGGAAGCCAAACGCGGCCGGGAACGTCAAGCGGATCTGTTACCCAACGTGGACCCAAGAGGCCTTCAAGGCCTACCTCACCGTCCTGTTCCTGACCAGCGTCCTCGTACCCGGGTTAGTCATTGTTGGTCTCTACGCTGGCCTAGCACGTCAATATTGGACTGCTCAGGCTAGCTTGGGAGGAAGCAGCCGTTCAGCGAGAAGACGAGGCTTAAAACAAAAGGTAGTAAAGATGATTTTTAGTATCGTCGTGGCGTACTGGGTGTGTTTCCTGCCTTTCTGGGGGTGGCAGTTGGCGCAATTATTTTCCCCGCAGTCCCTCAGGGCTCTGTCTCCTGCCACTCACAGTTACATGAATTTCTTTGTAACGTGTCTGACCTATGGGAATAGCTGTATTAACCCTTTGTTGTACACCCTCCTGACCCGGAACTATAAGGACTATCTGGCTCAGAAGGGTCAGAGCACAGGGTCAAGTAGGGGAGACCTGGGGTCGGCAGCCGGAACACCCCTACAGGAGCTATAA